DNA sequence from the Sinorhizobium alkalisoli genome:
GTCTCGCTCTACGCCCGGTTGGCGCTCGCCATTGTTCTGGCAATCGGGCCGGTCTTCGTGGTGCTCGCCATGTTCCAGTCGACGCGACGCTTCACCGAGGCATGGATCGGCCAGCTTGCGAACTTCGTGATCCTCCAGGTCCTCGTCGTCGCCGTCGGCTCGCTGCTGATCACCTGCATCAACACGACCTTCACGGCCATCGAGGGATACAGTGATATGCTGATGCGGCCGATCGCGCTTTGCGCCATCTGTCTTGCCGCTGTCTACGTCTTCTACCAGCTTCCCAACATTGCCTCTGCTCTGGCTTCCGGCGGGGCATCGTTGACCTACGGCTACGGTGCGGCCCGAGAGGCACACGAGAGTATGCTCGCTAGGGTTGCCTCACGCGGCTTTCGCGCCGCCGGCCGCGGGGTTCGCGCGGTCGGGCGGACATTGAGATCGAAAGACGCCAGCTCATGACGCCCATGGCACGAACAAGAAAAAGGCCATCCTGGATCAGACCAATCCTGCTACTGTTTATGACGGCGATCTTGAGCGGTTGCGCCTCAATGAACTATCCGCTCCCAAAATGTGACGGCTATTCCCGCCGGCCGCTCAATCGCGCCTTGTGGCAGTGGGAGGGCTATAGCGATCTCGACCGGAGGCATTCCGACACGAATGTAGTAAACGCGCTGCGCATTGCCTCCTATTTCGACGCAAGTAAGGGGCCTCTGGCCATCGCCCATCGTGACGTCGACGCATCCTATCGTCCTTGCGAGGGGTAGTGCGATGGTTTCGACCGACCAACTCAAGACATATTTCGAAAAGGCGCGGCGCTTCGATCAGGACCGGATGATCCAGGTTGAGCGCTCAGCGCGCATCGCTTGGTCCATTGCCGTCGTGGCCAGCACCCTTGCCGGCGCTTCGATTTTCGCCGTTGCCGGCCTCACACCGCTGAAAACGGTGGAACCTTTTGTCGTGCGGGTCGACAACTCGACCGGGATTGTCGATGTCGTCTCGGCGCTGACCTCGACCGCTGGCACTTACGACGAGGCCGTGACCAAATACTTCGCCGCAAAATATGTCCGCGCCCGGGAGGGTTATGTCTGGAGCGAGGCGGAGGAGAACTTCCGCACTGTCGCCTTGCTGTCGACGCAGCCGGAGCAGGCGCGGTTTTCGGCCATCTATCGCGGCAGCAATCCCGAGTCG
Encoded proteins:
- a CDS encoding virB8 family protein, with the protein product MVSTDQLKTYFEKARRFDQDRMIQVERSARIAWSIAVVASTLAGASIFAVAGLTPLKTVEPFVVRVDNSTGIVDVVSALTSTAGTYDEAVTKYFAAKYVRAREGYVWSEAEENFRTVALLSTQPEQARFSAIYRGSNPESPQNTYGRGVTARISIASISLINPHVVSVRYMRTITRGEEVRTTHWVATLTFSYANAPMSSTDRLVNPLGFAVSEYRADPEAIN